A single window of Opisthocomus hoazin isolate bOpiHoa1 chromosome 5, bOpiHoa1.hap1, whole genome shotgun sequence DNA harbors:
- the HAND2 gene encoding heart- and neural crest derivatives-expressed protein 2 has protein sequence MSLVGGFPHHPVVHHEGYPFAAAAAAAAAAATRCGHEENPYFHGWLISSHPEMSPPDYSMALSYSPEYANGAPGMDHSHYGGVPPGNGPPGLGGPRPVKRRGTANRKERRRTQSINSAFAELRECIPNVPADTKLSKIKTLRLATSYIAYLMDLLAKDDQNGEAEAFKAEIKKTDVKEEKRKKELNEILKSTVSSNDKKTKGRTGWPQHVWALELKQ, from the exons ATGAGTCTGGTGGGCGGCTTCCCCCACCACCCGGTGGTGCACCATGAGGGCTACCCgttcgccgccgccgccgccgctgccgccgccgccgccacccgctGCGGCCACGAGGAGAACCCCTACTTCCACGGCTGGCTCATCAGCAGCCACCCGGAGATGTCCCCCCCCGACTACAGCATGGCTCTGTCCTACAGCCCCGAGTACGCCAACGgggcgccgggcatggaccactCCCATTACGGGGGGGTGCCGCCCGGGAACGGCCCGCCCGGGCTCGGGGGGCCCCGGCCGGTGAAGCGCCGGGGCACGGCGAACCGCAAAGAACGGCGCAGGACTCAGAGCATCAACAGCGCTTTCGCCGAGCTTCGGGAGTGCATCCCCAACGTGCCCGCCGACACCAAGCTCTCCAAGATCAAAACCCTCCGCCTGGCCACCAGCTACATCGCCTACCTCATGGACCTGCTGGCGAAGGACGACCAGAACGGGGAGGCGGAGGCCTTCAAGGCAGAGATCAAGAAGACAGACgtgaaggaggagaagaggaagaaagagctg AACGAGATCTTGAAAAGCACAGTCAGCAGCAACGACAAGAAAACCAAAGGCAGGACTGGGTGGCCGCAGCACGTCTGGGCTCTGGAGCTCAAGCAGTGA